The sequence TGGAGGGGCTCAGGCTGGACGGCTGCTGGGCCTACAGCGACTCCTACAACGATGTGCCGCTGCTGTCGCTGGTCGGCAATCCGGTGGCCATCAACCCGGACGCCCGGCTGCGCCGGCACGCGCGCGAGCACAACTGGCCGGTCTACGACTTCCGCAGCGGACGGCGGGCGGCGACCCTGGGCCTGAAGGCCGCGACCTTTGCGGGCGCCGTCTACGGACTCTGGCGCGGCCTGAGCAAGGTCCGGGGTCCTCGCGCCTGATTCCTGCGGCTGTCTCGCCGCGGGCCGGCGACGGGATCGAAGGCCGGGGGTTAAAGACAGCAGGCCCGCCGGTTTCCCGGGCGGACCTGCGAGCTGCCGGCTGTGCGGCTACTTCTTGTTGCGGCGCTGGTGGCGGGTCTTGCGAAGCAGCTTACGGTGCTTCTTCTTTGCCATACGCTTGCGGCGCTTCTTGATAACTGAACCCACGAGTTCCTCACAAATCACTTCGGTTGGCATCCGCCGGCCCCGACTGCCCGAAAGGGCCGGGCAGGCCAGCAAATCTTACGACGACGTAAAACGTTCCTTAACAGGGTACCGCCTAATTCGGAACAGCTTTGACCGCGGCCCCGGCAACCCGACCGGCGCCGCACCCCGTCCGACCGGGTCAGGCGGTGCCGCTCTGGCCGTCCACTACCGCTCCCTGCACATACTGCTCCACTGCGGATTCCGGAACGCGGTAGGAGCGGCCGAAGCGGACGGCAGGCAGATCGCCGGCGTGGACCAGGCGGTAGACGGTCATCTTCGAGACGCGCATGACCTCGGCAACCTCCGCGACCGTGAGGAAGCGGACGTTCGAGAAGTTCTTCTCCTCAGCCATTGCACATCAATCCTTAACTCCAGGCAGACCCGACCCCGGGCGAAGGCCCAACGGCGTGCTGCCTTGCCAAGCGAGTAAGTACCGTCTCACTCGATACTCTAGATGCATGAGTGGCCAAAGTGAAAGTTGTCCTTGTGGCTTAATCGTTAGATGACTAGGGGCTTTTTTATCGCCCGTCCCCTTACGGCCGTCCGGCCGCGGAACGGCCAGCGGCCGCCAATTGCTCAAGCACCAGTTCGGTGGTTTCCCAGCCCATGCAGGCATCCGTCACGCTGCGGCCGTAGACGAGCTCGGCCTCTCCGTTGGCCACCTCGGCCACGTCCAGCTTCTGGGCGCCGCCGGACAGAAAGCTCTCGAGCATGACGCCGGCCAAAGTCCCGGTCCCCGCCTCGGCGGCCTCGAGCTGGGCCGCCAGTTCCAGCGCAACTTCGGCCTGCCGGTGGTGGCTCTTCCCGCTGTTGGCATGGCTTGCGTCGACAATGACCCGCGGGTTGACTCCCGCCGCGGCCAGCTGGCGGGAGGCGTCGAGCACGCTGGCCGCCGAGTAGTTCGGTCCGCCGCTGCCGCCGCGCAGGATGAGGTGGGTGTCCGGATTGCCGGGCGCTGCCACCACGGCCGCGCGTCCGTCGTCGCCCATGCCGAGGTAGGCCTGTTCCGCCGATGCCGCCAG is a genomic window of Arthrobacter sp. Marseille-P9274 containing:
- a CDS encoding helix-turn-helix domain-containing protein, whose translation is MAEEKNFSNVRFLTVAEVAEVMRVSKMTVYRLVHAGDLPAVRFGRSYRVPESAVEQYVQGAVVDGQSGTA
- a CDS encoding AURKAIP1/COX24 domain-containing protein, producing the protein MGSVIKKRRKRMAKKKHRKLLRKTRHQRRNKK